A DNA window from Massilia putida contains the following coding sequences:
- a CDS encoding ATP-binding protein, producing the protein MTNVQRILAIGLGNEQDIVLVRQRARQVSHLLGFSQQDQVRIATAVSEVARGASQAGFGGRANFLIRDVERRQYLEVTIGAGSGAQGPGNGMPLKDDAVVTAHRLMDECEAAEGVITMRKLLPPQSWVGSGRLSEIAAQLAKDSPVANTYNELQLQNRELVTTLAELRERQEDLLSLTRELEDTNRGIVALYAEIEDKAERLRRADEMKSRFLSNTSHELRTPLSSIRALAKLLLDRMDGDLTPEQERQVRFIETAAADLSELVNDLLDLAKIEAGRVEVQVAPVVVDNLFRALKAMLRPLVDEARVDLVFEYSDFTEPFDSDEGKISQVLRNFISNALKFTEQGAVTVSAFHDRAADTITFAVADTGIGISPDNLQLIFEEFSQIEHPLQRRSKGTGLGLPLCRKLADLLGGRVDVVSQPGAGSTFSLVLPRLFPAQPSPRNEGI; encoded by the coding sequence ATGACGAACGTGCAGCGCATCCTCGCCATCGGCCTGGGCAACGAACAGGACATCGTGCTCGTGCGCCAGCGCGCGCGCCAGGTCTCGCACCTGCTCGGGTTTTCGCAGCAGGACCAGGTGCGCATCGCCACCGCCGTCTCGGAAGTGGCGCGCGGCGCCAGCCAGGCCGGCTTCGGCGGCCGCGCCAACTTCCTCATCCGCGACGTCGAGCGGCGCCAGTATCTCGAGGTGACGATCGGCGCCGGTAGCGGCGCGCAGGGTCCGGGCAACGGCATGCCGTTGAAGGACGACGCGGTCGTCACGGCGCACCGCCTGATGGACGAGTGCGAGGCGGCGGAGGGCGTGATCACCATGCGCAAGCTGCTGCCGCCGCAGTCGTGGGTCGGCTCCGGGCGCCTGTCCGAGATCGCGGCGCAGCTGGCCAAGGACAGCCCCGTCGCGAACACCTACAACGAATTGCAGCTGCAGAACCGCGAGCTGGTCACCACGCTGGCCGAGCTGCGCGAGCGCCAGGAAGACCTGCTGTCGCTGACGCGCGAGCTGGAAGACACGAACCGCGGCATCGTCGCGCTGTACGCGGAGATCGAGGACAAGGCCGAGCGTCTGCGCCGCGCCGACGAGATGAAGTCGCGCTTCCTGTCGAACACGAGCCACGAGCTGCGCACGCCACTGTCGTCGATCCGCGCGCTGGCCAAGCTGCTGCTGGACCGCATGGACGGCGACTTGACGCCCGAGCAGGAGCGCCAGGTGCGCTTCATCGAGACCGCCGCCGCCGACCTGTCGGAACTCGTCAACGACCTGCTCGACCTGGCCAAGATCGAGGCGGGCCGCGTCGAGGTGCAGGTGGCGCCCGTCGTCGTGGACAATCTGTTCCGCGCGCTCAAGGCGATGCTGCGCCCCCTCGTCGACGAGGCGAGAGTCGACCTGGTCTTCGAGTACTCCGACTTCACCGAGCCGTTCGATTCGGACGAGGGCAAGATCTCGCAGGTGCTGCGCAACTTCATTTCGAACGCCCTGAAATTCACCGAGCAGGGCGCGGTGACCGTGTCGGCTTTCCACGACCGCGCCGCCGACACCATCACCTTCGCGGTGGCCGATACCGGGATCGGCATCAGCCCGGACAACCTGCAGCTGATCTTCGAAGAGTTCAGCCAGATCGAACATCCGCTGCAGCGGCGCAGCAAGGGCACCGGCCTCGGCCTGCCACTGTGCCGCAAGCTGGCGGATCTTCTCGGCGGCCGTGTGGACGTGGTCAGCCAGCCAGGCGCCGGCTCCACGTTCAGCCTCGTGCTGCCGCGCCTCTTCCCGGCCCAACCCTCGCCGCGCAACGAAGGAATCTGA
- a CDS encoding ATP-binding SpoIIE family protein phosphatase — METLISSLSPQLNFSVTHASDVAAARRAGQKLADSLGFDDVQAGRLAIVITEAATNILKHAGEGTVTIMRTQSGVAMPGVDVVAVDNGPGIGDLEFSLRDGISTAGTAGTGLGALRRQSDEFDVWTRHGRGAAFFMRVWRGTTPPEPCGMEVGALCTPLAGEEACGDGWAVSCNLDGATLLGVDGLGHGPEAAKAAAGAIQALEQRPAALPSEVLHTAHDLLRITRGAALSVARVDYGVGEVRFAGIGNVNAIVHDGTVRRALVSHNGIVGHNMRKVQEFTAPFPPGALCVLTSDGIQTQWDLDDYPGLRARAPALVAAILMRDFIRRRDDAMVLVARRRIT, encoded by the coding sequence ATGGAAACGCTGATCAGCTCGCTGTCTCCGCAGCTCAACTTCTCCGTAACCCACGCCAGCGACGTCGCGGCCGCGCGCCGCGCCGGACAGAAACTGGCGGATTCGCTCGGTTTCGACGACGTCCAGGCCGGCCGCCTCGCGATCGTCATCACCGAAGCCGCCACCAACATCCTCAAGCACGCGGGCGAGGGCACGGTCACGATCATGCGCACGCAGTCCGGCGTCGCGATGCCGGGCGTGGACGTCGTCGCCGTCGACAACGGACCCGGCATCGGCGACCTCGAATTTTCGCTGCGCGACGGCATCTCGACGGCCGGCACGGCGGGCACGGGCCTCGGCGCACTGCGCCGCCAGTCGGACGAATTCGACGTCTGGACCCGGCATGGCCGCGGCGCCGCGTTCTTCATGCGCGTGTGGCGCGGCACCACGCCGCCGGAGCCCTGCGGCATGGAGGTCGGCGCGCTGTGCACGCCGCTCGCGGGCGAGGAAGCGTGCGGCGACGGCTGGGCCGTCAGCTGCAATCTCGACGGCGCGACCCTGCTCGGCGTGGACGGTCTCGGTCACGGTCCGGAAGCGGCGAAGGCCGCGGCGGGCGCGATCCAGGCGCTGGAACAACGGCCCGCCGCTCTGCCTTCCGAGGTGCTGCACACGGCGCACGACCTGCTGCGCATCACGCGCGGCGCGGCGTTGTCCGTCGCGCGCGTCGATTACGGCGTCGGCGAGGTGCGCTTCGCCGGCATCGGCAACGTGAACGCCATCGTCCACGACGGCACGGTGCGCCGCGCGCTCGTCTCGCACAACGGCATCGTCGGGCACAACATGCGCAAGGTGCAGGAATTCACGGCCCCGTTCCCGCCCGGCGCGCTGTGCGTGCTGACCTCCGACGGCATCCAGACGCAGTGGGACCTGGACGATTATCCCGGCCTGCGCGCGCGCGCGCCCGCGCTCGTGGCGGCCATCCTGATGCGCGACTTCATCCGCCGCCGCGACGACGCGATGGTGCTGGTCGCGCGCCGGAGAATCACATGA
- a CDS encoding anti-sigma regulatory factor has protein sequence MSAALNNAVSFASELLERHRPHRTERTALPLRSDEDVVALRKHVRERAVAIALSLVDQTKLVTAASELARNTLKYGGGGMVYLDVLTDGFRKGVGLIFVDDGPGIPDLAMALRDGFTTGGGLGLGLGGSKRLVDEFDIDSRAGEGTAVSVVKWKR, from the coding sequence ATGAGCGCGGCTCTGAACAATGCGGTGAGCTTCGCGTCCGAGCTGCTCGAACGGCACCGCCCGCATCGCACCGAACGCACGGCGCTGCCGCTGCGTTCGGACGAGGACGTCGTCGCCTTGCGCAAGCACGTGCGCGAGCGCGCCGTCGCGATCGCGCTGTCGCTCGTCGACCAGACCAAGCTGGTGACGGCGGCCAGCGAGCTGGCGCGCAACACGCTCAAGTACGGCGGCGGCGGCATGGTCTACCTCGATGTGCTGACGGACGGCTTCCGCAAGGGGGTCGGCCTGATCTTCGTCGACGACGGCCCTGGCATCCCCGACCTCGCGATGGCGCTGCGCGACGGCTTCACGACGGGCGGCGGCCTCGGGCTCGGACTCGGCGGGTCGAAGCGCCTCGTCGACGAATTCGACATCGATTCCCGTGCGGGGGAGGGCACTGCGGTGTCGGTCGTCAAATGGAAACGCTGA
- a CDS encoding STAS domain-containing protein has product MERIPILRMGDLLLVTIQVDMHDRLAMTLQDDLTERIVRDRAKGVLIDISALDLVDSFIGRMISNTAAMARVLDAQTVVVGMQPAVAITLVELGLTLHGVKTALNVEKGMALLGKTNF; this is encoded by the coding sequence ATGGAACGCATCCCGATTCTCCGCATGGGCGACTTGCTGCTGGTGACGATCCAGGTCGACATGCACGACCGCCTGGCGATGACCTTGCAGGACGACCTGACCGAACGCATCGTGCGCGACCGCGCGAAGGGCGTGCTGATCGACATCTCGGCCCTCGACCTGGTCGACTCGTTCATCGGTCGCATGATCAGCAACACGGCCGCGATGGCGCGCGTGCTCGATGCGCAGACCGTGGTGGTCGGCATGCAGCCGGCCGTCGCGATCACGCTGGTCGAGCTGGGGCTCACGCTGCACGGCGTGAAGACGGCACTCAACGTCGAGAAGGGCATGGCCCTGCTGGGAAAGACTAATTTTTGA
- a CDS encoding STAS domain-containing protein, translating into MTSQDYANRISQLIQDHQADIGAEWIEQLEALTLRSNAVSKEQLRKHCQQFLAAFSTATRGGELQNMEHRSWDEVRDILSEISSTRARGGSTPSETATFVFSLKQPVFARLNQGFANDPAALASASWTISSLLDKLGLYTIEVFQRARDQIIVRQQQELLELSTPVVKLWDGILALPLIGTLDSARTQVVMENILQKIVDTGAAIAIIDITGVPTVDTLVAQHLMKTIAAARLMGADCIISGIRPQIAQTIVHLGVNLEDVVTKATLADAFLIALERTGTSVVKRHAAAA; encoded by the coding sequence ATGACGAGCCAAGACTACGCAAACCGCATCAGCCAGCTCATCCAGGATCACCAGGCCGACATCGGCGCGGAGTGGATCGAGCAGCTCGAAGCGTTGACCTTGCGGTCGAATGCCGTCTCGAAAGAACAGCTGCGCAAGCACTGCCAGCAATTCCTGGCCGCTTTCTCCACCGCCACGCGCGGCGGCGAGCTGCAGAACATGGAGCACCGTTCGTGGGACGAGGTGCGCGACATCCTGAGCGAGATTTCGTCGACCCGCGCCAGGGGCGGCTCGACCCCGAGCGAGACGGCGACGTTCGTGTTCTCGCTGAAGCAACCGGTGTTTGCGCGCCTGAACCAGGGCTTCGCGAACGATCCGGCCGCGCTGGCCAGCGCGTCCTGGACCATCAGCTCGCTGCTCGACAAACTGGGCCTGTACACCATCGAGGTGTTCCAGCGCGCCCGCGACCAGATCATCGTGCGCCAGCAGCAGGAATTGCTGGAATTGTCGACACCCGTCGTGAAGCTGTGGGACGGCATCCTGGCGCTGCCGCTGATCGGCACGCTGGACTCGGCGCGTACGCAAGTCGTGATGGAAAACATCCTGCAGAAGATCGTCGACACGGGCGCCGCGATCGCCATCATCGACATCACCGGCGTGCCCACCGTCGACACGCTCGTGGCGCAGCACCTCATGAAGACCATCGCGGCCGCGCGCCTGATGGGTGCCGACTGCATCATCAGCGGCATCCGCCCGCAGATCGCGCAGACCATCGTGCACCTGGGCGTGAACCTCGAGGACGTCGTCACCAAGGCCACGCTGGCGGACGCATTCCTCATCGCGCTGGAGCGCACCGGCACGTCGGTCGTCAAGCGCCACGCCGCCGCCGCGTAA
- the pnp gene encoding polyribonucleotide nucleotidyltransferase: MFNKVTKTFQYGDHTVTLETGEIARQASGAVLVSVEDTVVLATVVAKKDAKPGQDFFPLTVDYIEKSYAAGKIPGGFFKREGRPSEKETLTSRLIDRPIRPLFPEGYLNEVQVIIHVLSVNPEIDPDIPSMIGASAALCVAGIPFNGPIGAARVGYANGQYILNPTTTQLKTSQMDLVVAGTEHAVLMVESEAQQLSEEIMLGAVVYGHEQMKAVIDAIHALVEEGGKPEVEWAPAPKNESLIAQVAQLADAKIRDAYQTREKSARQEKLKSLSGEVMAGLAEQGIEADAAEVGNILFDMEAKVVRSQILEGEPRIDGRDTRTVRPISIRTSVLPRTHGSALFTRGETQALVIATLGTGRDSQKIDALMGEYTDDFMMHYNMPPFATGETGRVGTPKRREIGHGRLAKRALVAALPAPEEFSYSVRLVSEITESNGSSSMASVCGGCLALMDAGVPMKAHVAGIAMGLIKEGGKFAVLTDILGDEDHLGDMDFKVAGTANGITALQMDIKIQGITKEIMQVALAQAKEGRHHILAEMQKAMPTVKTELSDFAPRLITIKINPEKIRDVIGKGGAVIRALTEETGTQIDITDEGIVTIASVDAAAGQEAKRRIEELTASVEVGKTYDGTVLKLLDFGAIVQVMPGKDGLLHISQIANERVNAVADYLKEGQQVRVKVLETDERGRLKLSMKAAAADDAAVAQ, translated from the coding sequence ATGTTTAACAAAGTTACGAAAACCTTCCAGTACGGCGACCATACCGTCACCCTCGAGACCGGCGAGATCGCCCGTCAAGCCAGTGGCGCCGTCCTCGTGTCGGTCGAAGACACCGTCGTTCTCGCGACCGTGGTGGCCAAGAAGGATGCCAAGCCGGGCCAGGATTTCTTCCCGCTGACCGTCGACTACATCGAGAAGAGCTATGCCGCCGGCAAGATCCCGGGCGGTTTCTTCAAGCGTGAAGGCCGTCCGTCGGAGAAGGAGACCCTCACGTCGCGCCTGATCGACCGTCCGATCCGTCCGCTGTTCCCGGAAGGCTATCTGAACGAAGTCCAGGTAATCATCCACGTCCTGTCGGTCAACCCGGAAATCGATCCGGACATCCCGTCGATGATCGGCGCCTCGGCCGCCCTGTGCGTGGCCGGCATCCCGTTCAACGGCCCGATCGGCGCGGCCCGCGTCGGTTACGCGAACGGCCAGTACATCCTGAACCCGACCACCACCCAGCTCAAGACCTCGCAGATGGACTTGGTCGTCGCCGGTACCGAGCACGCCGTGCTGATGGTCGAATCGGAAGCGCAGCAGCTGTCGGAAGAAATCATGCTGGGCGCGGTCGTCTACGGCCACGAGCAGATGAAGGCCGTGATCGACGCGATCCACGCGCTGGTCGAAGAAGGCGGCAAGCCGGAAGTCGAATGGGCACCGGCACCCAAGAACGAATCCCTGATTGCCCAGGTCGCGCAACTGGCCGACGCGAAGATCCGCGACGCCTACCAGACCCGCGAAAAATCGGCGCGCCAGGAGAAACTGAAATCGCTGTCCGGTGAAGTGATGGCCGGCCTGGCGGAGCAGGGCATCGAAGCGGATGCGGCCGAAGTCGGCAACATCCTGTTCGACATGGAAGCCAAGGTCGTGCGTTCGCAGATCCTGGAAGGCGAGCCGCGCATCGACGGCCGCGACACCCGCACCGTGCGTCCGATCTCGATCCGCACCAGCGTCCTGCCGCGTACCCACGGTTCCGCGCTGTTCACCCGCGGCGAAACCCAGGCCCTCGTGATCGCCACGCTGGGCACCGGCCGCGACAGCCAGAAGATCGACGCGCTGATGGGCGAGTACACCGACGACTTCATGATGCACTACAACATGCCTCCGTTCGCCACCGGTGAAACGGGCCGCGTGGGCACGCCGAAGCGCCGCGAAATCGGCCACGGCCGCCTGGCCAAGCGCGCGCTCGTCGCCGCGCTGCCGGCGCCGGAAGAGTTCAGCTACTCGGTCCGCCTGGTGTCGGAAATCACGGAATCGAACGGTTCGTCGTCGATGGCTTCCGTCTGCGGCGGCTGCCTGGCGCTGATGGACGCGGGCGTCCCGATGAAGGCCCACGTGGCCGGCATCGCGATGGGCCTGATCAAGGAAGGCGGCAAGTTCGCCGTCCTGACCGACATCCTGGGCGACGAAGACCACCTGGGCGACATGGACTTCAAGGTGGCCGGCACCGCGAACGGCATCACGGCGCTGCAGATGGACATCAAGATCCAGGGCATCACGAAGGAAATCATGCAGGTGGCACTGGCGCAAGCCAAGGAAGGCCGCCACCACATCCTGGCCGAGATGCAGAAGGCCATGCCGACCGTGAAGACCGAGCTGTCGGACTTCGCACCGCGCCTGATCACCATCAAGATCAACCCGGAGAAGATCCGTGACGTGATCGGCAAGGGCGGCGCCGTCATCCGCGCGCTGACCGAAGAAACCGGCACGCAGATCGACATCACCGACGAAGGCATCGTGACCATCGCTTCGGTCGACGCCGCCGCCGGCCAGGAAGCCAAGCGCCGCATCGAAGAGCTGACCGCATCGGTCGAAGTGGGCAAGACCTACGACGGCACCGTGCTGAAGCTGCTGGACTTCGGCGCCATCGTCCAGGTCATGCCGGGCAAGGACGGCCTGCTGCACATCTCGCAGATCGCCAACGAGCGCGTCAACGCCGTGGCCGACTACCTGAAAGAAGGCCAGCAGGTGCGCGTGAAGGTCCTCGAGACCGACGAGCGCGGCCGCCTGAAGCTGTCGATGAAGGCAGCGGCTGCGGATGACGCGGCTGTGGCGCAGTAA
- the rpsO gene encoding 30S ribosomal protein S15, translating into MTVENINKAAIIADNARGQNDTGSPEVQVALLTARINELNGHFKEHQKDHHSRRGLIMMVNRRKSLLAYLKRKDLNRYRDLIAKLGLRK; encoded by the coding sequence ATGACCGTAGAAAACATCAACAAGGCCGCGATCATCGCGGACAACGCACGTGGCCAGAACGACACCGGTTCGCCGGAAGTCCAGGTCGCACTGCTGACCGCCCGCATCAACGAACTGAACGGCCACTTCAAGGAACACCAGAAGGATCACCACTCCCGCCGTGGTCTGATCATGATGGTCAACCGTCGTAAGAGCCTGCTGGCTTACCTGAAGCGCAAGGATCTGAACCGTTACCGCGACCTGATCGCCAAGCTCGGCCTGCGTAAGTAA
- a CDS encoding phasin family protein: MFLFPQSVTPAVRSHLDAQVAFLNDVSKSFSRSIQNIVEANIQLSQTLLEETNIASQQLLTTTRPTEALSAAASRAQPAAEKLRAYQQHLSRVVADSQVELARVAEQHVPQTSRTAKSLADEVARAASEETQNSLRTQQDTLKNFRDPFQQGDANSSIHRGNLQSAGNGAEGGVHVEADARDGTFRGNVQGGAQAGQQGQQQGKSGTKAS; the protein is encoded by the coding sequence ATGTTCCTATTCCCGCAATCCGTTACGCCCGCAGTTCGTTCGCACCTGGATGCACAGGTCGCCTTTCTCAACGATGTGTCGAAGTCGTTCTCGCGTTCGATCCAGAACATCGTCGAAGCCAACATCCAGCTGAGCCAGACGCTACTCGAAGAGACGAATATCGCCAGTCAACAACTGTTGACCACCACGCGTCCGACCGAGGCGCTCTCGGCCGCCGCATCGCGCGCCCAACCGGCAGCGGAAAAGCTGCGCGCCTACCAGCAGCATCTGTCGCGCGTCGTGGCCGACTCCCAGGTCGAACTGGCCCGGGTCGCCGAGCAGCACGTGCCCCAGACGTCGCGCACGGCCAAGTCCCTGGCCGACGAGGTGGCACGCGCCGCGTCCGAAGAAACGCAGAACAGCCTGCGCACCCAGCAGGACACGCTGAAGAATTTCCGCGATCCGTTCCAGCAGGGTGACGCGAATAGCAGTATCCACCGCGGCAACCTGCAAAGCGCCGGCAACGGCGCGGAGGGCGGCGTGCACGTCGAAGCCGATGCGCGCGACGGTACGTTCCGTGGCAACGTCCAGGGCGGCGCGCAGGCCGGTCAACAAGGCCAGCAACAAGGCAAGTCTGGTACGAAGGCAAGCTGA
- the pssA gene encoding CDP-diacylglycerol--serine O-phosphatidyltransferase — translation MPTLPRRRKPGAIKAPRFARFSRVRKSDAAAARPRRGIYLLPNAFTTAALFGGFYAIVMAMNQRFDHACWAVFIAMVLDSLDGRVARLTNTQSEFGAQYDSLSDMVSFGAAPALVIYEWSLRGLGKLGWIAAFVYCAGAALRLARFNTNIEVVDKRFFQGLPSPAAAALVVGFVMMMTDPDINVSARKVDWISWGIALFAGLTMVTNVPFYSFKDVNFRKSVPFIVVFLIALALALLAIDPPKVLWPLFVMYGLSGYAVYLWRLAKGKPVSIIQTDEETLDPSERR, via the coding sequence ATGCCGACACTTCCCCGACGCCGCAAACCAGGCGCCATCAAGGCGCCACGCTTCGCCCGCTTCAGCCGCGTCCGCAAGTCCGACGCCGCCGCGGCCCGCCCGCGCCGGGGCATTTATCTGTTGCCGAATGCCTTCACGACGGCCGCGCTGTTCGGCGGCTTCTACGCGATCGTGATGGCGATGAACCAGCGCTTCGACCACGCCTGCTGGGCCGTGTTCATCGCCATGGTGCTGGACAGCCTGGACGGCCGCGTGGCCCGCCTGACGAACACGCAATCCGAGTTCGGCGCGCAGTACGACAGCCTGTCCGACATGGTGTCGTTCGGGGCCGCGCCGGCCCTCGTCATCTACGAATGGTCGCTGCGCGGCCTGGGCAAGCTGGGGTGGATCGCCGCCTTCGTCTACTGCGCCGGCGCCGCGCTGCGCCTGGCCCGCTTCAATACGAACATCGAGGTCGTCGACAAGCGCTTCTTCCAGGGCTTGCCGAGCCCGGCCGCGGCGGCCCTCGTCGTCGGTTTCGTGATGATGATGACGGACCCGGACATCAACGTCAGCGCGCGCAAGGTCGACTGGATCTCGTGGGGCATCGCGCTGTTCGCCGGCCTGACGATGGTCACCAACGTCCCGTTCTACAGCTTCAAGGACGTCAATTTCCGCAAGTCGGTGCCGTTCATCGTCGTGTTCCTGATCGCCCTCGCGCTGGCGCTGCTCGCGATCGACCCGCCCAAGGTATTGTGGCCGCTGTTCGTGATGTACGGCCTGTCCGGCTACGCCGTGTACCTGTGGCGTCTCGCCAAGGGCAAGCCCGTCAGCATCATCCAGACGGATGAGGAAACGCTCGATCCCAGCGAGCGGCGCTGA
- a CDS encoding SIMPL domain-containing protein (The SIMPL domain is named for its presence in mouse protein SIMPL (signalling molecule that associates with mouse pelle-like kinase). Bacterial member BP26, from Brucella, was shown to assemble into a channel-like structure, while YggE from E. coli has been associated with resistance to oxidative stress.), with amino-acid sequence MSIKKLALLSALSVALSAQAQTAPAAATGGTLVIVPAFGEVKHANDEATVTFAVEEQDKDRAAATARVNQKMKQGTDVVRHEDPQAQLKTVGYYTYPVYPEAPEGPRPLANQAARRAPIGWRVGQYLEVKTRNLQALPRTAAAAQKILNLNGIDYHLSPELAKRLDDERIAATYRNLNERIASIARAMGRNVGDAVIDTVDFEGSGNYAGGQAEAAAPAMMRMSAKRFDAAEMPEPSFEPGETTLQMRLVGKVKFR; translated from the coding sequence ATGTCCATCAAAAAACTCGCCCTGTTGTCGGCGCTGAGTGTCGCGCTGTCCGCGCAAGCCCAGACGGCCCCGGCCGCCGCCACGGGCGGCACCCTCGTCATCGTGCCCGCGTTCGGCGAAGTGAAGCATGCCAACGACGAAGCCACCGTCACGTTCGCCGTCGAGGAGCAGGACAAGGACCGCGCCGCGGCCACCGCGCGCGTCAACCAGAAGATGAAGCAGGGCACGGACGTCGTGCGCCACGAAGACCCGCAAGCCCAGCTCAAGACCGTCGGCTACTACACATACCCGGTGTATCCGGAAGCGCCGGAGGGCCCGCGCCCGCTGGCGAACCAGGCCGCGCGCCGCGCGCCGATCGGCTGGCGCGTCGGGCAATATCTCGAAGTGAAGACGCGCAACCTGCAGGCGCTGCCCAGGACGGCCGCCGCGGCGCAGAAGATCCTCAACCTGAACGGCATCGACTATCACCTGAGCCCGGAACTGGCGAAACGCCTCGACGACGAGCGCATCGCCGCGACATACCGCAACCTGAACGAGCGCATCGCGTCCATCGCGCGCGCGATGGGCCGCAATGTGGGCGATGCCGTCATCGACACGGTCGACTTCGAAGGGAGCGGCAATTACGCGGGCGGGCAGGCCGAGGCGGCGGCGCCGGCGATGATGCGCATGTCGGCCAAGCGCTTTGATGCGGCCGAGATGCCGGAACCGAGCTTCGAGCCGGGCGAGACGACGTTGCAGATGCGTCTGGTCGGCAAGGTGAAATTCCGCTGA
- the ilvC gene encoding ketol-acid reductoisomerase yields the protein MKVFYDKDCDLSLIKGKNVAIIGYGSQGHAHAQNLTESGVNVTVGLRRGGASWSKVEQAGIKVAEVNEAVKAADVVMILLPDENIADVYKNNVEPNIKQGAVLAFAHGFNVHYGQVVPRADLDVIMVAPKAPGHTVRGTYRQGGGVPHLIAVYQDKSGAARDIALSYAMANGGGKAGIIETNFREETETDLFGEQAVLCGGTVELIKAGFETLVEAGYAPEMAYFECLHELKLIVDLIYEGGIANMNYSISNNAEYGEYVTGPRVVTEDTKNAMRQCLKDIQTGEYAKSFILENKAGAPTLISRRRLTAEHQIEEVGAKLRAMMPWIAKNKLVDQSKN from the coding sequence ATGAAAGTTTTCTACGACAAAGACTGCGACCTCTCCCTCATCAAAGGCAAGAATGTCGCCATCATCGGCTACGGCTCGCAAGGCCACGCACACGCCCAGAACCTGACGGAATCGGGCGTCAACGTCACCGTCGGCCTGCGCCGCGGCGGCGCGTCGTGGAGCAAGGTCGAGCAGGCCGGCATCAAGGTCGCTGAAGTCAACGAGGCAGTGAAAGCCGCCGACGTCGTCATGATCCTGCTGCCGGACGAGAACATCGCCGACGTGTACAAGAACAATGTTGAGCCGAACATCAAGCAGGGCGCCGTGCTGGCGTTCGCGCACGGCTTCAACGTGCACTACGGCCAGGTCGTGCCGCGCGCCGACCTCGACGTCATCATGGTCGCACCGAAGGCCCCGGGCCACACCGTGCGCGGCACCTACCGCCAGGGTGGCGGCGTGCCGCACCTGATCGCCGTCTACCAGGACAAGTCGGGCGCAGCGCGCGACATCGCCCTGTCGTACGCGATGGCCAACGGCGGCGGCAAGGCCGGCATCATCGAAACCAACTTCCGTGAAGAAACCGAAACCGACCTGTTCGGCGAGCAGGCCGTGCTGTGCGGCGGTACCGTCGAGCTGATCAAGGCCGGCTTCGAGACGCTGGTGGAAGCCGGCTACGCGCCGGAAATGGCCTACTTCGAGTGCCTGCACGAGCTGAAGCTGATCGTCGACCTGATCTACGAAGGCGGCATCGCCAACATGAACTACTCGATCTCGAACAACGCGGAATACGGCGAATACGTCACCGGCCCGCGCGTCGTGACCGAAGACACCAAGAACGCGATGCGCCAGTGCCTGAAGGACATCCAGACCGGCGAATACGCCAAGTCCTTCATCTTGGAAAACAAGGCCGGCGCCCCGACCCTGATCTCGCGCCGCCGCCTGACGGCCGAGCACCAGATCGAAGAAGTCGGCGCCAAGCTGCGCGCGATGATGCCGTGGATCGCCAAGAACAAGCTGGTCGACCAGTCGAAGAACTGA
- the ilvN gene encoding acetolactate synthase small subunit: protein MRHIISVLLENEAGALSRVVGLFSARGYNIETLTVAPTEDATLSRMTIVTTGSDDIIEQITKHLNRLIEVVKVVDLTEGQHIERELMLIKVRAVGKEREEMKRTADIFRGRIIDVTEKTYTIELTGAKTKLDAFIDAIDRASILETVRTGGSGIGRGERILKV, encoded by the coding sequence ATGCGACACATCATCTCCGTTCTGCTCGAAAACGAAGCCGGCGCGCTGTCGCGCGTCGTGGGCCTGTTCTCGGCACGCGGCTACAACATCGAGACGCTGACCGTGGCGCCGACCGAAGACGCCACCTTGTCGCGCATGACCATCGTGACCACGGGCTCGGACGACATCATCGAGCAGATCACCAAGCACCTGAACCGCCTGATCGAAGTGGTGAAGGTGGTCGACCTGACCGAAGGCCAGCATATCGAGCGCGAGCTCATGCTGATCAAGGTGAGGGCGGTGGGCAAGGAGCGCGAGGAAATGAAGCGCACCGCCGACATCTTCCGCGGCCGCATCATCGACGTGACGGAAAAAACGTACACGATCGAGCTGACGGGCGCGAAGACCAAGCTGGACGCCTTCATCGACGCCATCGACCGCGCCTCGATCCTCGAGACCGTCCGTACGGGCGGTTCCGGCATCGGCCGCGGCGAGCGCATCCTCAAGGTTTGA